In Sphingobacteriaceae bacterium, a single genomic region encodes these proteins:
- a CDS encoding CoA transferase subunit B, translating into MLDKNGIAKRIAKEVKDGMYVNLGIGIPTLVANYIPEGYNVVLQSENGILGMGPFPFEGEEDADLINAGKQTITLLKGSSIFDSAMSFGMIRSQKVDLTILGAMEVSENGDIANWKIPGKMVKGMGGAMDLVASAKNIIVAMQQVNKAGQSKFLPKCDLPLTGVNCVKKVVTELGVYDIVPEGGFKLLELAPGVTIEQVKKATSGKLIIEGDIKEMQL; encoded by the coding sequence ATGTTAGATAAAAATGGAATCGCAAAAAGAATTGCAAAGGAAGTAAAAGATGGCATGTATGTTAATCTTGGAATTGGTATCCCAACACTTGTCGCTAATTATATTCCGGAAGGATATAACGTAGTGTTACAATCTGAAAATGGAATTTTAGGCATGGGCCCCTTTCCTTTCGAGGGTGAGGAAGATGCCGATTTGATAAATGCAGGTAAACAAACAATTACTTTGTTAAAAGGCTCAAGTATTTTCGATAGCGCCATGAGTTTTGGTATGATTCGTTCCCAAAAAGTAGATCTGACAATATTGGGTGCTATGGAAGTGAGTGAAAATGGAGATATAGCCAATTGGAAGATTCCCGGAAAAATGGTGAAGGGAATGGGGGGCGCCATGGATTTAGTGGCTAGTGCAAAAAATATTATTGTAGCAATGCAGCAAGTTAACAAAGCCGGCCAATCAAAATTTCTGCCTAAATGTGATTTGCCTCTTACCGGAGTTAATTGTGTAAAAAAGGTAGTAACCGAGTTGGGTGTATATGATATTGTACCTGAAGGAGGGTTTAAGTTACTTGAGTTAGCTCCTGGTGTTACAATTGAACAGGTAAAAAAAGCTACAAGCGGAAAATTGATTATTGAAGGTGATATAAAAGAAATGCAGCTTTAA
- a CDS encoding CoA transferase subunit A, translating to MINRTVKDVVEATQGIKDGMTIMLGGFGLCGIPENCIAQLVKMGVKNLTCISNNAGVDDFGLGLLLQTKQIKKMISSYVGENDEFERQMLSGELEVELIPQGTLATRCLAAGYGMPVIYTPAGVGTEVANGKETRKFKYNGEEKEYLMEKAFEPDFAIVKAWKGDTAGNLIFKSTARNFNPMMAMAGKITIAEVEHLVPAGELDPDHIHTPGIFVHRIFQGEKYEKRIEQRTTRKKS from the coding sequence ATGATTAATAGAACTGTAAAAGATGTAGTGGAAGCTACACAAGGAATTAAAGACGGTATGACGATTATGCTTGGTGGGTTTGGTTTGTGTGGTATTCCCGAAAATTGCATTGCCCAATTAGTGAAAATGGGGGTAAAAAATTTAACCTGCATTAGTAATAATGCCGGGGTGGATGATTTTGGTTTAGGTTTGCTTTTACAAACTAAACAAATAAAAAAAATGATTTCAAGTTATGTGGGAGAAAATGATGAGTTTGAACGTCAAATGCTAAGTGGCGAATTGGAAGTTGAATTAATTCCGCAGGGGACTTTAGCTACACGTTGTTTGGCCGCCGGTTATGGCATGCCGGTAATTTATACTCCGGCCGGCGTTGGTACTGAAGTAGCTAATGGAAAGGAAACCCGAAAATTTAAATACAATGGCGAAGAAAAAGAATATTTAATGGAAAAAGCTTTCGAACCTGATTTTGCGATTGTGAAAGCCTGGAAGGGCGATACTGCCGGAAATTTAATTTTTAAAAGTACAGCCCGTAATTTTAATCCCATGATGGCTATGGCCGGTAAAATTACTATTGCTGAGGTTGAACATTTAGTGCCTGCCGGCGAGTTGGATCCTGATCATATTCATACACCCGGTATTTTTGTACATCGTATCTTTCAAGGAGAAAAATACGAGAAAAGAATTGAGCAAAGAACAACCAGAAAAAAATCATAA
- a CDS encoding MBOAT family protein, with the protein MLFNSLHFLIFLPVLVAAYYLLPHRFRWMLIFLGSCYFYMVFVPKYILILFFIILVDYIAALTIEQVNGRLKLFYLIASLLTNIGLLAFFKYFNFINENVIELFSVFGKDLHKYNLDVILPIGLSFHTFQSMSYTIEVYKGKQKAEKHLGYFANYVLFFPQMVAGPIERYSGLGNELRKEVTPLYENFSNGFRLILFGFFIKMCVADNIAPYVNEIYADPQNFHSSQIFYGILLFSIQIYADFFGYSTIALGSARLLGVNIMDNFKTPYLSKSIGEFWSRWHISLSSWFRDYLYIPLGGNRVKLPRWIFNILIVFMVSGLWHGANWTFVIWGALHGIMIFLERGFNYITGFKSKAGWGIVNILLAVKTFLIVSFIWVFFRAESFDKAFLVLNSLFSNIHMPGVEMPVIYSVVPAIAMLIFELFLYKSRFDVKISNYKIPARWTFYSVLIFCVMALSGIHKYTFIYFQF; encoded by the coding sequence GTGCTGTTTAATTCACTCCACTTCTTAATTTTTCTGCCTGTACTGGTGGCAGCCTATTATCTCTTGCCGCATCGATTCAGATGGATGTTAATTTTTTTGGGTAGTTGCTACTTCTACATGGTGTTTGTGCCTAAATACATTCTCATTTTATTTTTTATTATTCTGGTTGATTATATCGCCGCACTAACCATAGAACAAGTAAACGGCCGTTTAAAATTATTTTATTTAATTGCCAGTTTGCTTACCAATATCGGTCTGCTCGCTTTTTTTAAATATTTTAATTTCATCAATGAGAATGTAATCGAATTGTTTTCTGTGTTCGGTAAGGATTTGCATAAATACAATTTAGATGTGATTTTACCGATCGGACTTTCATTTCACACTTTTCAATCCATGAGTTATACGATTGAAGTGTATAAGGGAAAACAAAAAGCGGAAAAACATTTGGGTTATTTTGCGAATTACGTTTTATTTTTTCCGCAAATGGTGGCAGGACCTATTGAACGTTATAGCGGTTTGGGCAATGAGTTGAGAAAAGAAGTTACACCTCTTTATGAAAATTTTTCAAATGGATTTCGGCTTATTTTATTTGGTTTCTTTATTAAAATGTGCGTGGCAGATAATATTGCACCTTATGTAAATGAAATTTATGCCGACCCTCAAAACTTTCATTCTTCTCAAATATTTTACGGTATTTTACTTTTTTCCATTCAAATTTATGCCGATTTCTTCGGCTATTCTACCATTGCACTAGGTAGCGCACGTTTATTGGGCGTTAATATCATGGATAATTTTAAAACGCCTTATTTATCTAAAAGTATTGGTGAGTTTTGGAGCAGGTGGCACATTTCATTAAGTTCCTGGTTTAGAGATTATTTATATATCCCGTTGGGAGGAAATAGAGTGAAGCTTCCGCGATGGATTTTCAATATTTTAATCGTGTTTATGGTTAGTGGCTTATGGCACGGAGCAAATTGGACCTTTGTTATATGGGGAGCCTTGCATGGAATTATGATTTTTTTAGAAAGAGGGTTTAATTACATAACTGGATTTAAAAGCAAAGCGGGTTGGGGAATAGTGAATATTTTATTGGCAGTTAAAACATTTTTAATCGTCTCTTTCATCTGGGTGTTTTTCAGAGCAGAATCTTTTGATAAAGCTTTTTTGGTTTTAAATTCTTTGTTTTCCAATATTCATATGCCGGGTGTAGAAATGCCGGTCATTTATTCAGTCGTACCGGCAATAGCCATGTTGATTTTTGAATTGTTTTTATACAAAAGCCGATTTGATGTTAAAATATCCAATTACAAAATTCCGGCTCGCTGGACCTTTTATTCAGTATTAATTTTTTGTGTAATGGCACTATCCGGTATACATAAATACACATTTATATATTTTCAGTTTTAA
- a CDS encoding glycosyltransferase family 39 protein encodes MNWLVKYKSFEAGIRSVESLLFNNTKRKYIIGTLIFVMAMHFFCSYLGIYNFINNRPSSIHISAQTSRASIALNYYENDLNFFTPQYQRTMEGKGYTGMEFPIVYYLGAVFYKIFGFNEMYIRAISLTFTFLGLLFFYLFSLKYSKSFLLSLGILFAVICSPVFIFYTPNFMPDPPSIAFILASWYFLFRYAKTNKISNLNWFTFFVTLGVLLKVSGAICYGVLALLLVADHYKFFKKENSEYFFLNKKKIIVRMFLSVLIVTGWYKYSTWFPKTHGGSTFLLSTNMYESWDGLLEVLSWMKKLWMEHYYAYEGYVLILAVTLTILLAIKLANRILLFITLFYIMGSACYFFLFLNQFMHHDYYVITMMPVLFFMFLLFVDVVIKLSEKYFYPLKYIVMMILFFNLKESFAYARTNYANRNSNAIYYWSGDFRAYEDLEPKLRKMGITREQRVISGYDYTDCASLYLMNQLGSTFEEKTPKYILDSLMIHPNAQFLILNDSASFRTNFGYHMPDKIVGYHRGLIIYKLKP; translated from the coding sequence TTGAATTGGTTAGTTAAATATAAATCATTTGAGGCCGGCATTAGATCTGTCGAATCTTTGCTTTTCAATAATACCAAACGAAAATATATTATAGGCACATTAATATTTGTAATGGCCATGCATTTTTTTTGTAGTTATTTAGGTATTTACAATTTTATAAATAATAGACCATCATCAATTCATATATCCGCGCAAACTTCACGTGCAAGTATAGCATTAAATTATTACGAAAATGATTTGAATTTTTTTACACCACAATATCAGCGAACGATGGAAGGGAAAGGATATACCGGAATGGAGTTTCCCATTGTATATTACCTAGGCGCGGTTTTTTACAAAATATTTGGGTTTAATGAAATGTATATCCGTGCCATCAGTTTAACATTTACTTTTCTTGGTTTATTATTTTTCTATCTTTTTTCCTTAAAGTATTCTAAAAGTTTTCTATTGTCACTCGGCATCCTTTTTGCTGTAATTTGTTCACCTGTTTTTATTTTTTACACGCCTAATTTTATGCCAGACCCACCTAGTATAGCTTTTATTCTAGCCTCTTGGTATTTTTTATTTCGTTATGCAAAAACTAATAAAATTTCAAATTTAAACTGGTTTACTTTTTTTGTAACCCTGGGTGTTTTACTCAAGGTATCCGGCGCAATTTGTTATGGTGTTCTGGCATTGCTGCTGGTAGCCGATCATTATAAATTTTTCAAGAAAGAAAATTCAGAATATTTTTTCCTGAATAAAAAGAAAATTATTGTTCGGATGTTTTTGTCCGTTTTAATCGTAACCGGATGGTATAAATATTCTACCTGGTTTCCTAAAACTCATGGTGGTTCCACCTTTTTACTTTCTACCAATATGTATGAAAGTTGGGATGGATTATTGGAAGTATTGAGCTGGATGAAAAAATTATGGATGGAACATTATTATGCTTACGAAGGTTATGTGTTAATTTTAGCTGTAACACTTACCATTCTGTTAGCCATAAAATTGGCTAACCGCATCTTACTCTTTATAACACTATTCTACATAATGGGTTCTGCATGTTATTTCTTTTTATTTTTGAATCAGTTTATGCATCATGATTATTATGTCATTACCATGATGCCGGTGCTATTTTTTATGTTTCTGCTATTTGTGGATGTAGTGATAAAGCTAAGCGAAAAATATTTTTATCCCTTAAAATATATAGTAATGATGATTTTGTTTTTCAATCTGAAAGAAAGTTTTGCGTATGCTCGTACTAATTATGCCAACAGAAACAGCAACGCCATTTATTATTGGTCAGGTGATTTTAGAGCTTATGAAGACCTTGAGCCCAAATTACGAAAAATGGGCATCACCCGCGAACAACGTGTTATCAGTGGCTATGATTATACCGATTGCGCCAGTTTATATTTAATGAATCAATTGGGCTCCACTTTTGAAGAAAAAACACCTAAATATATTCTAGATAGTTTAATGATACACCCCAATGCCCAATTTTTGATACTTAATGATTCGGCTTCATTCAGAACTAATTTTGGTTACCATATGCCGGATAAAATTGTTGGATACCATAGGGGACTTATCATTTATAAATTAAAACCCTGA